The genomic segment GAAAAATGAAAAAAGACCCGAGATGAAAATGAGAATCGGTATGTGTACAGGATTTGCAGTTGTGGGCAACATGGGATCAAAAAACCGTATGGATTATACAATGATAGGGGATACGGTCAACACTGCTGCAAGGCTTGAAGGTGCCAACAAACTTTATGGTTCTTACAGCATTGTAAACGAGATAACAGCCCTTGAAGCAGGTACAGATATTATATTCAGAGAGCTTGATCTTATACTGACAATAGGAAAAAAGAAACCCATTAAGATTTATGAAATAATAGGGCTGAGAAATGAAATTGATGAAAACACAAGTCATGGATTAACATATTTCAGCGCAGGACTTGAAAATTACAGAAAACAGAACTGGAGCCAGGCAATTGAATTTTTTGAAAAAGTCCAGGAATCCATTCCAGGGGATCCTCCTGCTCAAGCCATGATAAACCGCTGCCGTGAATATAAAGAAAAGCCTCCTACTGAAAATTGGAAAGGAATTTATATTGCAAGAGAAAAGTAGGGCAGCCACAGGGGACTGCCCCTACATATATGAGGTAATTATTTAATATTTATAATGATCCGGCTTAAAGGGACCTTCAACAGGAACCCCTAAATAATCAGCCTGGAATTGTGTAAGTTTAGTCAGTTTTACACCCAGCTTGCCCAGATGCAGACGGGCAACTTCTTCATCAAGGGTTTTGGGAAGAGTATATACATCTATTTCATAATTCTTTGAAGCCAGCTCAATCTGTGCCAGACATTGATTTGTAAAGCTGTTGCTCATTACAAAGCTTGGATGACCTGTGGCACATCCAAGATTAACCAGGCGGCCTTCAGCAAGTACAATTATGGATCTTCCTGATTTTAATGTCCATTTATCAACCTGGGGCTTTATATTTTCCTTTTTGCATTCAGGAGAATTATCCAGATAAATCATCTGAATTTCATTATCAAAATGACCTATGTTGCAGATAATGGCTTCATCCTTCATCTGCTCCATGTGTTCCCCGGTAATAACATGATAGCACCCTGTTGCTGTTACAAAAATATCACCAAGAGGAGCAGCTTCTTCCATAGTCATTACCTGAAAGCCTTCCATTGCAGCCTGGAGAGCGCAGATGGGATCAATTTCTGTTACAATTACCCGGGAACCATATCCGCGCATGGAATCGGCGCACCCTTTTCCCACATCACCATAACCGCATACAACAACAACTTTTCCTGCAAGCATTACATCAGTTGCACGCTTTATGCCGTCTGCAAGTGATTCACGGCATCCGTAAAGGTTGTCGAACTTTGATTTTGTTACAGAATCATTAACATTAAATGCAGGAAACAGCAGTTCTTTGTTTCTGGCAAGATGATACAGCCTGTGAACCCCTGTGGTTGTTTCTTCAGATACACCGCGTATCTTTTTGGCAATATTTGTCCATTGCCGGGGATCTTTTTCATAACTCATTTGAAGACGCGCCATAAGGCACTGCATATCCCTGCTGTCATATTCTTTTTCCAGCAGAGAGGGGTCTCTTTCAACTGCAGCCCCCTGGTGGACATAAAGGGTTGCATCGCCTCCATCATCAACGATAAGGTCAGGGCCTGAACCGTCAGGCCATGTTAATGCCTGCTCTGTACACCACCAGAACTCTTCAAGGGTTTCTCCCTTCCATGCAAAAACAGCAGCTGAACCGTTTTTTGCTATAGCAGCAGCAGCATGATCCTGGGTAGAAAAAATATTACAGGTAGCCCAGCGGATATCTGCTCCAAGTTCCTTCAAGGTTTCAATAAGCATGGCTGTCTGTATGGTCATGTGAAGACTTCCCATTATCTTTAAGCCCTTTAAAGGCTTTTGAATACCGTATTTTTCACGGACTGCCATAAGTCCAGGCATTTCTTTTTCCGCAAGCTTCATTTCCTTATTGCCGAATTCTGCAAGGGACAAGTCCGCTACTTTATAAGCAAGGGAAAGATCAAGGGGGATACACTTTCCAGTGTTGTTTTTATTATCTGCTAAATACATAATACTCTCCTTAATAACTCTAAAATATCTCTTATAATCCTACTTTTTCTCTGAGAGTATCAGCCATATTTGTTTTTTCCCAGGAGAATTCAGGCTCATTTCTTCCAAAATGACCATAGGCAGAGGTTTTTCTGT from the Desulfonema limicola genome contains:
- the ahcY gene encoding adenosylhomocysteinase, with amino-acid sequence MYLADNKNNTGKCIPLDLSLAYKVADLSLAEFGNKEMKLAEKEMPGLMAVREKYGIQKPLKGLKIMGSLHMTIQTAMLIETLKELGADIRWATCNIFSTQDHAAAAIAKNGSAAVFAWKGETLEEFWWCTEQALTWPDGSGPDLIVDDGGDATLYVHQGAAVERDPSLLEKEYDSRDMQCLMARLQMSYEKDPRQWTNIAKKIRGVSEETTTGVHRLYHLARNKELLFPAFNVNDSVTKSKFDNLYGCRESLADGIKRATDVMLAGKVVVVCGYGDVGKGCADSMRGYGSRVIVTEIDPICALQAAMEGFQVMTMEEAAPLGDIFVTATGCYHVITGEHMEQMKDEAIICNIGHFDNEIQMIYLDNSPECKKENIKPQVDKWTLKSGRSIIVLAEGRLVNLGCATGHPSFVMSNSFTNQCLAQIELASKNYEIDVYTLPKTLDEEVARLHLGKLGVKLTKLTQFQADYLGVPVEGPFKPDHYKY